A window of the Streptomyces griseochromogenes genome harbors these coding sequences:
- a CDS encoding ROK family transcriptional regulator, whose product MRSTPAAETFPAHTPAASQVFTTVLAHGPLTRLEAGRRAGLSPAAVTKAVRPLLEAGYLAEGADDEARPAPGRPAGLVRVNGGRALFIGVKMTGDELIAVLTDLCCRIRLARRTPLPGRSARTVLAAVAGLVHELLAHAAESGAPVLGLGIAVSGDVDRAEGVVRYSPFLDWRDVPLAELAATTSGLPVTVDNDVRALTVAEQWFGAEAGLSDFAVVTVGAGIGCGLVVHGQVVAGAHGVAGEIGHVVVDPAGPPCHCGNRGCVEAIAGDAAIVARIREVTGRHVTDTAGAVALAHQGVPGAREVYARAGEAIGRGIATVANLLGPERVIISGEGLAAYDLFAEQIRGAFTAAAFGSAARCDVQTRPLPFEEWARGAAAAAIQSFITSAPSSGKG is encoded by the coding sequence ATGCGCTCGACCCCCGCCGCAGAGACGTTCCCGGCCCACACGCCGGCCGCCTCGCAGGTCTTCACGACGGTCCTCGCCCACGGACCCCTCACCCGCCTGGAGGCGGGCCGCCGGGCCGGGCTGTCCCCGGCCGCCGTCACCAAGGCCGTCCGCCCCCTGCTGGAGGCCGGCTATCTGGCGGAGGGCGCCGACGACGAGGCCCGCCCCGCGCCCGGCCGGCCCGCCGGCCTGGTCCGTGTCAACGGCGGACGGGCGCTGTTCATCGGCGTCAAGATGACGGGCGACGAGCTGATCGCCGTACTGACCGACCTGTGCTGCCGCATCCGACTCGCCCGGCGCACCCCGCTGCCGGGCCGATCGGCCCGCACGGTGCTGGCCGCGGTCGCCGGCCTCGTCCACGAACTCCTCGCCCACGCCGCCGAGTCGGGCGCCCCGGTCCTCGGGCTCGGCATCGCCGTCTCCGGCGACGTCGACCGCGCCGAGGGCGTGGTGCGCTACTCGCCCTTCCTGGACTGGCGGGACGTACCGCTGGCCGAACTCGCCGCGACGACCAGCGGGTTGCCGGTCACCGTCGACAACGACGTGCGCGCGCTGACCGTCGCCGAGCAGTGGTTCGGCGCCGAAGCGGGCCTGAGCGACTTCGCCGTGGTGACCGTCGGCGCGGGCATCGGCTGCGGACTCGTGGTCCACGGACAGGTGGTCGCCGGCGCGCACGGAGTGGCGGGCGAGATCGGCCACGTGGTCGTCGATCCGGCGGGCCCGCCGTGCCACTGCGGCAACCGCGGCTGTGTGGAGGCGATCGCCGGGGACGCCGCGATCGTCGCCCGCATCCGTGAGGTGACAGGCCGTCATGTCACCGACACCGCTGGAGCGGTGGCCCTCGCCCACCAGGGTGTCCCGGGAGCCCGCGAGGTCTACGCACGGGCGGGAGAGGCCATCGGCCGGGGCATCGCCACCGTGGCCAACCTGCTCGGACCCGAACGCGTGATCATCTCCGGCGAGGGCCTGGCCGCCTACGACCTCTTCGCCGAGCAGATCCGCGGGGCGTTCACCGCGGCCGCCTTCGGCTCGGCCGCCCGATGCGACGTACAGACCCGCCCGCTCCCCTTCGAGGAGTGGGCGCGCGGTGCCGCGGCCGCCGCGATCCAGTCCTTCATCACCTCGGCCCCCAGCAGCGGAAAGGGCTGA